Below is a window of Janthinobacterium lividum DNA.
CACTAGTTCGAATTGGACATCTTTACGGTCGATAATCGCGGCGGCGAGTGCCACCATTTCCGGCACACCCTTGTAATCGCGCAGGGATGCCAGCATCAGTATCGTAAAGATGCCATCGTGACGCGGTTGATAATTGGCTTGAGCCGCGATTGCCGTGAAGTCCGCATCGAGCGTATTGTAGATTTGCATGGCCGCCACGCCGGCGATTGGCAGGGCTTCTGCGTGCGACTTCGACACATAAATATTATAGGCCGAGCATATGCGCGCGATCGTGCAGAGCAATAGACGCAGGGGCTTGGGTTCTATGGATATCTCATGAACATGATAGATGACTTTGCGCCCAGTGAGCTTGCCATATAGTGCCCCACCGAAAGGCAGCAGAGTATTCACATAAATCACGGCATCTTTGGCTATGTTGCGTTGGCATAGCAAGGAAAACAGCAGAAATATCTGGCTGAGTATTAGATTGCAGAGAGTAATGATACGGAACCGCGAACGGTGGTACCAATAACGGCTGATTGGAATGCCGCAAGTTTCCAAGACGCCACGGCCCTGGGAGCCAACAAAGAGTATTGCGCGAGCGGGGTCGTCAATCAATGCCCTGATGGTACCCCGCAGTACTCGTGGACTGCCGGACGCATCATTTAGCAAATGGCAGAAGACTAGGCCGATTTTTACGGGCTCCGTAGGGGAGACAGGAGGTATCTGCGTCATGCGATGAGTGATTTTAATTTACGTGCAGGAACGCCGCCATATACGGCGTTGCCTTCATATTTCCCCGCAGTGACAACCGCGCCAGCGGCAATTACGGTATTGTCGCCAATGTCAGCACCATCCAGGATGGTGGCCTTGGCGCCGATCCAGCAGTTGTTCCCTATGCGTATGCCTTGCTGAGTGACGCCTTGCAGACGGATGGGGATGCCGCTGCTCTCAAAATTGTGATTTTCAGAATGCATGCTGACAAAATTGCCCAGTATGGTGTCATTGCCGATGCTAATGCCGCCCGCACAGCCAAGGAAACTGAAGGAGCCAATTCCTACATTATTTCCTGCGGAGAAACCCTTGCCCAAGGTTGCCAGCGATCCGGTGCATTCAATGGATGCACCACGTCCTAGGGAAAAGTTATCCCCCAGATGAATTCCATTGCGCGACAGTGCATCCACATAGCATTGGGACGAAAATTTGATGAAGCGGCCAGTATGGATTTTCGATGCACACAAAATCTCTGTCTTCTTGCCGACGAAAATGCGCGCGTTCAGGCGTCGAAACACGAGAATCCCGCGCAAGAGGTCAATGACCTTGCCAGAGAAAAAACGCAGTAGATAGGCCTTGGGAACGTCAGGATCGATGGCGAATTTCTCTTTTCTTGCGCGTGACGCCAGCGTTGAAAAAAAATCACTCATGCGTCACCTTTTCATAGATGTCGCGTACCTGGCGTATTGTCACATCCCAGTGCAGTTCCGCTTGGCGCCGCAAGACATTAGTTTTCATGTGGTCGAGAGCCGCATGATTGTTCAGACAAAATGCCATATGCTCTGCTATCTGCTCAATGATTTTCTCCACGGTGTTGAGCGTTACCTTGAAACCAGTTTCTGCCGTTATCAGGTCGCGTGCGCCAAACTGGTCGAGCGCGATGCTGGGCAAGCCCATTTCAAACGCCTCCAGCAATACGGTGGGATTGCTGTCCATCATTGACGGCATGACGTGTACATCGGCTTCACGCATGATGTCCAGCACTTGCTCACGCGGCACCTGTCCATGCCATATTATCCGCTGATCCAGTTTCAACGCAGTGGATTGTGCTTGCAGCGCCGCCTTGCACGGTCCGTCACCGATGATATGCAGACGCCAGTCCTGTCGCGTAGACAAGTGATTCAGGGCGCTCAGCACAAGGTTCAGAGCCTTGAGTTCGTCGATTCTGCCAGCCCAGACAAATTGCACTTCGCTACCTGTCGGCTTGATCGCACCCCGTAGATTCAAGAGCGAGTTTTCACGAATGATCTGGCAATCCACATGC
It encodes the following:
- a CDS encoding glycosyltransferase family 4 protein, coding for MIDDPARAILFVGSQGRGVLETCGIPISRYWYHRSRFRIITLCNLILSQIFLLFSLLCQRNIAKDAVIYVNTLLPFGGALYGKLTGRKVIYHVHEISIEPKPLRLLLCTIARICSAYNIYVSKSHAEALPIAGVAAMQIYNTLDADFTAIAAQANYQPRHDGIFTILMLASLRDYKGVPEMVALAAAIIDRKDVQFELVVNDDQAAITQYFAHMPITPNLRVYPRTDNPAMFYQRAGMLLNLSRVDSWIETFGLTVLEGMAFGIPVLVPPLGGPAELVNDMQEGFLVDSRDFALLKQRTLALADDTALCHSMSKAARVRADNFSQEKFSQALRGLLRKLR
- a CDS encoding acyltransferase, encoding MSDFFSTLASRARKEKFAIDPDVPKAYLLRFFSGKVIDLLRGILVFRRLNARIFVGKKTEILCASKIHTGRFIKFSSQCYVDALSRNGIHLGDNFSLGRGASIECTGSLATLGKGFSAGNNVGIGSFSFLGCAGGISIGNDTILGNFVSMHSENHNFESSGIPIRLQGVTQQGIRIGNNCWIGAKATILDGADIGDNTVIAAGAVVTAGKYEGNAVYGGVPARKLKSLIA